The DNA window ACTATTTTAATTGAAGCTGTTTGacttaatgaattattttctttttgtgcagTCAGACCTTCATTCTACTATGTCACCATTCAACCAAACTATTCATAACCATCAGACCTTTACCTTGACTGGGATTCCAGGAATGCCAGAGAAAGACTTCTGGATGGCCGTGCCCCTCTGCCTTCTTTACGGTGTCACGTTCCTAGGTAATGGCATTATCCTCGTTGTCATCAAGGTTGAGCGAAGTCTCCAGGAGCCCATGTATTATTTTCTGGCTATGCTAGCTGCCACTGACCTCAGCCTCTCATTATCTTCCATGCCCACCATGTTAAGTGTTCACTTGTTTGACTGGCACTCAGTAACCCTTGATGTCTGCATCACTCAGATGTTCTTTATCCACACTTTTGGGGGAGTGGAATCAGGTGTTCTGGTTGCCATGGCCTTTGATCGCTTTGTGGCTATTTGCTTCCCTTTGCACTATGCTACCATTCTCACTCATGGAGTCGTCATCAAAATTGGAGCAAGAGTCCTgctacagagtgtgagtggagtgCTCCCTGTGCCTTTCCTCATCAAAAGGCTACATTTCTGCCACTCCCACGTCCTTTCCCATGCATACTGCCTCCATCAGGATGCCATGAGGCTTGCCTGCGCTGACACCCGTGTCAATAGCATCTATGGCCTACTGGCTGTGATATTCACGATTGTACTAGATGCCTTGATCATTTTGATTTCTTACTGTCTAATCCTCCAGGCAGTACTGGGCATTGCTTCCAGGGAAGAGAGACTTAAGGTTCTCAACACCTGCTTCTCTCATATCTGTGTAGTCCTGCTCTTCTACGTGCCTCTCACTGGCATGACTCTGATCCACCGCTTTGGGAAGCATTTGTCACCAATCGTACACATGCTAATGGTCAATATCTACCTGCTGCTGCTTCCTGTGCTCAATCCTACTGTGTACAGTGTTAGGACCAAGCAGATCTGGCAGCAGATTGTCTGAGCATTCTGTGGGAACAGGATTGGCCATTAATGGCATCTATGAATTCTGTGCAAATGCAGTCAAGTCAGGGAAGAGTATCAAATgcagcactgtccaatagaattTCCTGTAGTGGCAGAAATCTCTGTTGCTTAATGCAGTAACTACTAGCCACACTtagctattgagcacttgaaactTTGATAGTACAACCAAGGAActgaatttgttaattttatttaattttaattaattgaaatataaatttaaatagtcacatgtaGCTAGTAGCTACTCTATTCAATAGTACAAATCAAATGAGTTATAATGTGCCCTTGCATAATGGTTTTGATGAAAGCAATAATTTCTCTTAGATAGCTTGATAAAAATTTCCATATTCCTTTCTTAAAATGGTATATAACAGTTTATCAGCAttctaaaaagttttatttatttaagtaatctctacaccccatgtggggcttgaactcacaaccctgaatcaagagtcacacactcttctgactgagccagccaagcactccACAGCTTATCAACACTTATACACAATAAAATTCCCAATTTTTAGTATATGGTTCTAAtaaagttttgacaaatgcatagaaACAGGTAACCACCACTGACACTGAGATACAGGAAAATCACATCACTCTCCAAAACCCCTCATGCCACCTCTTTGTAGTCAACCCCTCTGTCCATACTCACTCCCTGGCAAGAACTGATTTATTCTACACACCTATAATTCACCTTTCTCCAGGGTGTCATTGACCCTGCAATATACAGTCTctcatgtctggcttctttgcaTAACacatttgagattcattcatgttatagTGTGTATTGGTAgtttattctttctatttctgaaaactattccattgtatattacgaataattttttaaggaaacattcCCAGATTATTTTTGCTCCATTATAATCACTCTGGTATCCAACACTGAGCATagcacatttcttttgttttgttttttgtgtttatttatatgttctttgaatatattttataaatataaggtGTGTATGTGCAACACAttgaagcaagagaaaaaatattaaaaacaaaacagcaaatgaAGAGTATGAGAGCATGGTACCCTCCATGAGCTGGAAGAATAGGAAACTATACATAATCTCtagattttaatttcatttcatttttgtccaGAAAGCTTATCTGACATGGCTGTAATTATGTTAAGAGTTTCTCATACTGTACAATAACCTACTAATCATACATCTTCCCTGCTGTTCTATACACTTAATAAGAACAGGAACCCTTTTGACTTCACCTAAGTCTATCACAAGGTCTTAATGCAGTTCATAACATTTATCATGGACACTTCAACATGTAGTTTTTtgaattaacaaatgaatgaaaactgtACTTTATCAGGATTGATTCCATGCTTCCTAacctctttatttcatttagtattagTGAGTCTCATTTGAAGTTTCCAGAGCCACCCATTTTTGATGATGGCAACCAAGGAAAGGGTGGtgtttacatataaatatgaaCATTACCTACCAAGTAACTTTATGGAATTTCTGAATCTCTCTAGATACTCATTGGGATAGATATCTTTCCTCAGTGTTCCcaataaagataaagaatatggacaggaaaatgtttcaaGGAGGATAAAACAATGATTATTAGATTTGGTGAAAATTATTAATTCACTGCCTACTATGCAGAAGTAGGATGAATAGACTGAGGGCTATGTTTTTCAACCATATTTTCTGAGGATATAGTGAAAGCAGTCGACTATAGAAGCCAGTATATCATATAGGTTAAGATTTAGAGTAAGGTAGACACGGACTTAAATGCTAGCTCTGTTACTTGCTAACTAGCTCTGTAACTTGctaacctctctgagtttcaatttcttcatctgtgaaacaaTGGAGAATAATACTAAACCCATGAGCTTgataatgaataaatacaataatGTGTTTAAGGGGTTTAGTACAATTCTTGGCATGTATCCTGAGTTCATCGAGTGTTGGTTTAATTATGCTTAGAAGAGTACCTGGGCTGCCGATGTGACTCAGTGAACCAGATGGCTTCTTAGGAGGGACTCATGGGTAAGATGAGGGACATGGGGATGGCCAGGGGACAATGAGACCTATTAGGAAGTGTACATTTTGGAacagagaacagaggaaggaTGTTTTTGCACTCTCTTGATTCTACTCTGACATTCAAGAAGCCTTCCTGGCTGAAACTGAAGAGGAGTTGTTGGTGTTTCCTACTGATGTGAACAGGTAAGAAGAGTGCATACATGAAAAGCGATGGGAGACAAAGGGTTTAAAGAGTGAGTAACtctaagagaaagagggaagggagaagtgcAATACGTGAGAGGAGCCACAAGTAAGCTGGGGTGAAGAAATGGAGGGGTGTACTGGAGCCTGCATAAAActgagatagggagacagaggacaggaggaaagagaaaagataacagAAAAGGAGATAGGACTCAGAACTCTGCCTGTGGCCAAGACCATTCAGCTTACTAAA is part of the Suricata suricatta isolate VVHF042 chromosome 11, meerkat_22Aug2017_6uvM2_HiC, whole genome shotgun sequence genome and encodes:
- the LOC115271800 gene encoding olfactory receptor 51H1-like; this translates as MSPFNQTIHNHQTFTLTGIPGMPEKDFWMAVPLCLLYGVTFLGNGIILVVIKVERSLQEPMYYFLAMLAATDLSLSLSSMPTMLSVHLFDWHSVTLDVCITQMFFIHTFGGVESGVLVAMAFDRFVAICFPLHYATILTHGVVIKIGARVLLQSVSGVLPVPFLIKRLHFCHSHVLSHAYCLHQDAMRLACADTRVNSIYGLLAVIFTIVLDALIILISYCLILQAVLGIASREERLKVLNTCFSHICVVLLFYVPLTGMTLIHRFGKHLSPIVHMLMVNIYLLLLPVLNPTVYSVRTKQIWQQIV